From a single Candidatus Sysuiplasma acidicola genomic region:
- a CDS encoding ABC transporter ATP-binding protein, translating to MARELLMELQDMQINYRTRAGRINAVRSVSMDIRKGEIIGLVGESGCGKSTLAMTFLKLIMPPGEIVGGKLLYYGYDNGEGPVSVMELQGGKLRRYRWKEVSMIFQGSMNSLNPVMRVEDQIIDVMIDHDFPEEEARTNVDKYLSMAGMDPSTKRSYPHQLSGGMKQRVAIAIALTCSPKLIIADEPTTALDVVVQKQIMDQLKGLRDRLGVSIVFITHDIAVIGSLADLIYVMYAGKIVESGPVSEVCNRPRHPYTAALMSASPTLKGEKKRLNGIPGSPPDLKQTIVGCSFAPRCPFAFERCHIEEPQLKMLEPGHKAACFKLEDVK from the coding sequence ATGGCTAGAGAGCTGTTGATGGAACTTCAGGATATGCAGATAAACTATCGTACCAGGGCTGGCAGGATCAATGCAGTGAGGTCAGTTTCCATGGATATCCGGAAGGGGGAGATTATCGGTCTTGTGGGTGAAAGCGGTTGCGGCAAATCCACGCTAGCGATGACTTTCCTCAAGCTGATAATGCCTCCTGGCGAGATTGTGGGCGGGAAGCTGCTCTACTATGGATACGACAACGGGGAAGGACCCGTCTCAGTAATGGAACTTCAGGGCGGGAAGCTGCGCCGGTACAGATGGAAGGAAGTTTCCATGATATTCCAGGGTTCGATGAACTCTCTTAACCCTGTGATGAGAGTGGAAGATCAGATTATTGACGTGATGATAGACCATGATTTCCCTGAAGAGGAAGCCCGTACGAACGTCGACAAGTACCTGTCAATGGCCGGCATGGATCCAAGCACAAAACGTTCATATCCGCACCAGCTCAGCGGCGGGATGAAGCAGCGTGTTGCAATTGCCATAGCCCTGACATGCTCTCCGAAGCTAATCATAGCGGATGAACCCACTACTGCCCTGGATGTTGTTGTCCAGAAGCAGATAATGGATCAGCTTAAGGGACTGCGCGACAGGCTGGGTGTCTCTATCGTGTTCATAACGCATGACATTGCAGTTATTGGCAGCCTTGCCGACCTGATATACGTGATGTATGCCGGCAAGATAGTTGAGTCCGGACCGGTATCTGAGGTATGCAACCGCCCCAGGCACCCTTATACAGCCGCGCTGATGAGTGCTTCGCCTACGCTGAAGGGGGAGAAGAAGAGGCTAAACGGCATACCAGGTTCGCCCCCGGATCTAAAGCAGACAATAGTTGGTTGCTCATTCGCACCCAGGTGCCCCTTTGCATTTGAAAGATGCCACATTGAAGAACCGCAGCTGAAGATGCTTGAGCCGGGACACAAGGCGGCCTGTTTTAAGCTTGAGGACGTGAAGTGA
- a CDS encoding ABC transporter permease translates to MSANGQRRFFSSATRRSAEAALGRAWDSFHELIKDWRAKAGLTMLLIIIGIGIIGPFVAPYSPFNTSFTAWQPPSSAHPFGTDYIGEDVLSWFLVGTATSLYVGFIIAVSAAALGTLVGVVAGYFGSIVDDALMRFVDVLLIIPGFPLLVILSAYFPPTVTSTIIILSILSWPFLSRVIRSQTLTLKQRPYIMASKLSGLGSMRIIWRDIIPNLLPLIFINVIFLVVGAVVAQAGLAFFGLGDLKSVNWGTMLYWFEAQDGIVYDAWWWLLPPGFGILVLAVGANFLSNAVSAMTNKTRR, encoded by the coding sequence ATGAGCGCAAATGGACAGCGGCGGTTTTTCTCAAGCGCTACCAGGCGCAGCGCTGAAGCGGCGCTTGGAAGGGCATGGGATAGCTTCCATGAATTGATAAAGGACTGGAGAGCAAAAGCGGGATTGACCATGCTGCTGATCATAATAGGGATAGGCATCATAGGCCCATTCGTCGCTCCATACAGCCCGTTCAATACGAGCTTCACCGCCTGGCAGCCTCCTTCCAGCGCCCATCCTTTTGGTACTGACTACATCGGCGAGGACGTATTGAGCTGGTTCCTTGTTGGGACTGCTACCTCTCTGTACGTGGGGTTCATAATTGCTGTCTCTGCTGCAGCACTCGGTACCCTGGTAGGTGTAGTGGCCGGCTATTTCGGGAGCATAGTGGATGATGCACTAATGAGGTTCGTTGACGTGCTGCTCATCATACCTGGTTTCCCGCTGCTCGTCATACTCTCAGCATATTTCCCGCCTACGGTCACTTCGACAATAATCATCCTGTCGATCCTCAGCTGGCCATTCCTTTCAAGAGTCATAAGATCTCAGACACTGACGCTCAAGCAGAGGCCATACATCATGGCGTCAAAGCTGTCAGGGCTAGGCAGCATGCGCATCATATGGAGAGACATAATACCCAATCTCCTCCCACTGATATTCATCAATGTCATCTTCCTGGTCGTCGGTGCGGTGGTGGCGCAGGCGGGCCTTGCATTCTTCGGCCTCGGGGATCTGAAATCTGTCAACTGGGGAACAATGCTTTACTGGTTCGAGGCTCAGGATGGAATAGTGTACGATGCCTGGTGGTGGCTGCTGCCTCCGGGCTTCGGCATTCTTGTCCTTGCCGTAGGAGCAAATTTCCTTTCTAATGCAGTTTCCGCAATGACAAATAAAACGAGGAGGTGA
- a CDS encoding ABC transporter permease, with translation MITLRYLARRIAYMVVTIFIALTLNFLLPRLIPGNIALTILFDKYGSHLKPQDLKLIESQLDLHGSLLQQYQIYLVQVAHLNFGYSFYNYPESVSSIIAQSLPWTIFLLGSATVISVLIGVFYGSYIGWKSGTRQESFLSTFAITLSSLPYFWLALLLQLFLAVVITVDGVHLFPVALAYSTSVTPGANLPFILSVLHHLALPLMTLVITTYPGYALLMRNTIVNVLGEDYMLMAMAKGLRVERIRKRYVTRNAILPVSTSVALSIGYIVGGAFIVEEIFSYPGIGYQLYQAVTNFDFPLIQGIFLIITLSVIFANFAVDLIYAFLDPRVTLK, from the coding sequence TTGATTACCTTGAGGTATCTGGCCAGAAGGATTGCCTATATGGTCGTCACCATTTTCATAGCGCTGACGCTGAATTTCCTGCTGCCCAGGCTCATTCCTGGCAATATAGCTCTGACCATTCTTTTCGATAAATACGGATCGCATCTCAAGCCTCAGGATCTGAAACTAATCGAAAGTCAGCTGGATCTGCATGGTTCATTGCTGCAGCAGTATCAGATTTATCTGGTTCAGGTAGCCCATCTCAATTTCGGCTATTCATTCTATAATTACCCTGAATCAGTGAGCAGCATAATTGCTCAGAGTCTGCCTTGGACTATCTTTCTGCTTGGGAGCGCTACGGTGATATCGGTGCTGATAGGCGTCTTCTACGGCTCTTACATCGGCTGGAAGAGCGGCACCCGCCAGGAGTCGTTTCTTTCGACTTTTGCGATCACGCTTTCATCCCTGCCATATTTCTGGCTTGCCCTGCTTCTACAGCTTTTCCTTGCAGTAGTTATTACCGTAGACGGCGTCCACCTGTTTCCAGTTGCACTCGCGTACTCGACCAGCGTCACTCCTGGAGCCAACCTGCCTTTCATCTTGAGCGTTCTGCATCACCTTGCACTGCCGCTGATGACACTGGTGATCACCACATACCCAGGCTATGCATTGCTGATGCGGAATACAATTGTGAATGTTCTTGGAGAGGACTATATGCTGATGGCGATGGCAAAGGGTCTGAGGGTTGAAAGAATACGGAAGAGGTATGTGACGAGAAATGCTATCCTCCCCGTATCCACTTCAGTTGCGCTCTCCATCGGTTACATTGTCGGCGGTGCCTTCATTGTCGAGGAAATTTTCTCATACCCCGGCATTGGTTATCAGCTCTACCAGGCTGTGACGAATTTCGACTTCCCGCTAATACAGGGAATATTCCTGATAATCACGCTATCAGTCATATTTGCCAATTTTGCCGTCGATCTAATATATGCATTCCTTGACCCGAGGGTGACGCTGAAATGA